The Pygocentrus nattereri isolate fPygNat1 chromosome 1, fPygNat1.pri, whole genome shotgun sequence genome window below encodes:
- the LOC108438292 gene encoding GTPase IMAP family member 9-like — translation MASSIDPSHSQRRNSMTEPPEISDLRIVLLGKNSSEISRVGNFILNRDAFDTEAPSPSVEQHSERARENVGGRYITLINTPHLFDPCLSQDQLTVQVKECMSLCAPGPHVIVLVLQPDDFTETDRDRLYHILYSLSDEPHKYTLTLTTQTLPSGITEDPVQEDIIQKIAQCSNRHFEFSSECSRSDLMEVMEKIFDENGGSYFKWDEYEEAKLVDLPESMLPESVKSNKEQVTELPEEIDRRKREEEERKQRDDEQRRMETEREESLSMEERVRTETEERFQVMRAMRPNNRSACHIM, via the exons ATGGCGTCGAGCATTG ATCCATCACACTCTCAGCGAAGGAACAGTATGACTGAACCTCCTGAAA TTTCTGATCTGAGGATTGTCCTGCTGGGCAAGAACAGCTCAGAGATCAGCAGAGTGGGAAACTTCATCCTGAACAGAGATGCGTTTGATACTGAAGCTCCTTCTCCTTCAGTAGAGCAACACAGTGAGAGGGCCAGAGAAAATGTGGGGGGAAGATACATCACCCTCATCAACACTCCTCACCTGTTTGACCCCTGTCTCTCACAGGATCAGCTCACAGTTCAGGTTAAAGAGTGCATGTCTCTGTGTGCTCCTGGACCTCATGTTATAGTGCTGGTTCTACAGCCAGATGACttcacagagacagacagagacagactgtATCACATCCTCTACTCTCTGTCTGATGAGCCTCATAAATACACCCTGACACTAACAACACAAACTCTGCCATCAGGTATCACTGAAGATCCTGTTCAGGAGGACATCATACAAAAGATCGCTCAGTGCAGCAACAGACATTTTGAGTTTAGCAGTGAATGCAGTCGTTCTGATCTAATGGAAGTGATGGAGAAGATCTTTGATGAAAATGGAGGAAGCTACTTTAAGTGGGACGAATATGAGGAGGCTAAACTTGTAGACCTTCCTGAATCAATGCTACCTGAATCAGTCAAGAGTAACAAAGAGCAGGTCACTGAGCTCCCAGAGGAGATAGACAGAAGgaagagggaggaagaggagagaaaacagagagatgatgAGCAAAGACGAATGgaaactgagagagaggagagtttgAGCATGGAAGAGAGAGTtaggacagagacagaggagagattCCAGGTGATGAGAGCTATGAGGCCAAATAATAGATCTGCTTGTCATATCATGTAA